From Camelus dromedarius isolate mCamDro1 chromosome 2, mCamDro1.pat, whole genome shotgun sequence, one genomic window encodes:
- the LOC105087750 gene encoding olfactory receptor 5AC2 isoform X2, protein MSEGNKTLVTKFVLTGLTQRPWLQVLLFLLFLIIYLTTLVGNLGLMALIWKDTHLHTPMYLFLGGLAFADACSSSSITPRMLVSFLDKTAEISLAECITQFYFLASSATTECFLLVVMAYDRYVAICNPLLYPVVMSTRLCTHLISISYAIGFLHPLIHVSLLLRLTFCRSNVIYYFYCEILQLFKISCNDSSINALMLLIFGAFIQISTLMTIIISYTRVLFDILKKKSEKGRSKAFSTCSAHMLSVSLYYGTLIFMYVCPASSLAEDQDKIYSLFYTIIIPLLNPFIYSLRNKEVIGALRRVAKK, encoded by the coding sequence ATGTCAGAAGGAAACAAGACTCTGGTGACTAAATTTGTTCTCACAGGACTTACACAGAGACCATGGCTGCAggttctcctcttcctcctgttctTAATCATCTACCTCACCACCCTGGTGGGCAACCTTGGACTGATGGCTCTTATTTGGAAGGATACCCATCTTCACACACCCATGTACTTGTTCCTTGGTGGTTTAGCCTTTGCAGATGCTTGCAGTTCAAGCTCTATAACACCCAGGATGCTGGTCAGTTTCTTAGACAAGACTGCAGAGATATCCCTAGCTGAGTGTAtcactcaattttattttttagcttccaGTGCAACCACAGAATGTTTCCTCCTGGTagtgatggcctatgaccgctatgtAGCCATATGCAATCCCTTGCTTTATCCAGTGGTGATGTCCACCAGACTCTGCACTCACCTGATTAGTATTTCATATGCAATTGGTTTTCTGCATCCTTTGATTCATGTGAGCTTGTTATTAAGATTAACTTTCTGCAGGTCTAATGTAATATATTATTTCTATTGTGAAATTTTACAGCTGTTCAAAATTTCATGCAATGACTCATCTATTAATGCACTAATGCTACTTATTTTTGGAGCTTTTATACAAATTTCCACTTTAATGACCATCATAATCTCTTATACTCGTGTGCTCTttgacattctgaaaaaaaagtctgaaaagggCAGAAGCAAAGCCTTCTCCACGTGCAGTGCCCATATGCTCTCTGTTTCATTGTACTACGGCACTCTCATTTTCATGTATGTGTGCCCTGCATCTAGCCTAGCTGAAGATCAGGACAAAATATATTCCCTGTTTTACACAATTATAATCCCCCTGCTAAACCCATTTATTTACAGCTTGAGAAATAAAGAGGTTATAGGTGCTTTGAGaagagttgcaaagaagtaa
- the LOC105087750 gene encoding olfactory receptor 5AC2 isoform X1, whose translation MSEGNKTLVTKFVLTGLTQRPWLQVLLFLLFLIIYLTTLVGNLGLMALIWKDTHLHTPMYLFLGGLAFADACSSSSITPRMLVSFLDKTAEISLAECITQFYFLASSATTECFLLVVMAYDRYVAICNPLLYPVVMSTRLCTHLISISYAIGFLHPLIHVSLLLRLTFCRSNVIYYFYCEILQLFKISCNDSSINALMLLIFGAFIQISTLMTIIISYTRVLFDILKKKSEKGRSKAFSTCSAHMLSVSLYYGTLIFMYVCPASSLAEDQDKIYSLFYTIIIPLLNPFIYSLRNKEVIGALRRILQKKKKITGQYH comes from the coding sequence ATGTCAGAAGGAAACAAGACTCTGGTGACTAAATTTGTTCTCACAGGACTTACACAGAGACCATGGCTGCAggttctcctcttcctcctgttctTAATCATCTACCTCACCACCCTGGTGGGCAACCTTGGACTGATGGCTCTTATTTGGAAGGATACCCATCTTCACACACCCATGTACTTGTTCCTTGGTGGTTTAGCCTTTGCAGATGCTTGCAGTTCAAGCTCTATAACACCCAGGATGCTGGTCAGTTTCTTAGACAAGACTGCAGAGATATCCCTAGCTGAGTGTAtcactcaattttattttttagcttccaGTGCAACCACAGAATGTTTCCTCCTGGTagtgatggcctatgaccgctatgtAGCCATATGCAATCCCTTGCTTTATCCAGTGGTGATGTCCACCAGACTCTGCACTCACCTGATTAGTATTTCATATGCAATTGGTTTTCTGCATCCTTTGATTCATGTGAGCTTGTTATTAAGATTAACTTTCTGCAGGTCTAATGTAATATATTATTTCTATTGTGAAATTTTACAGCTGTTCAAAATTTCATGCAATGACTCATCTATTAATGCACTAATGCTACTTATTTTTGGAGCTTTTATACAAATTTCCACTTTAATGACCATCATAATCTCTTATACTCGTGTGCTCTttgacattctgaaaaaaaagtctgaaaagggCAGAAGCAAAGCCTTCTCCACGTGCAGTGCCCATATGCTCTCTGTTTCATTGTACTACGGCACTCTCATTTTCATGTATGTGTGCCCTGCATCTAGCCTAGCTGAAGATCAGGACAAAATATATTCCCTGTTTTACACAATTATAATCCCCCTGCTAAACCCATTTATTTACAGCTTGAGAAATAAAGAGGTTATAGGTGCTTTGAGaaga